A region from the Hydra vulgaris chromosome 08, alternate assembly HydraT2T_AEP genome encodes:
- the LOC105844026 gene encoding uncharacterized protein LOC105844026, giving the protein MNEYILNRSFKTQSNQKQSLIYGNENESESDELSIELKEISEKLPLMKRYGQSYDQNTSEMHTTNYVPVTMITESNVDMTTFENNEGQTNSVNTMKLYEHTTLIDPQHNLFSNSGCEKSNNNYTLLDFITAKKSVSKEKIVLRDCNININGNMPLVMQPVFQSFQKRTLVKQNTSKLSMLRKFFSAEQKDSKESVELLPNSEFSLLTSPFQAYFPGLIKTQEIIKENNGLCDIPSLSNLSNLTSTSDKKKKKSLAIVLLALAIDAELDESFFKAIEKSEQLIKLMRTIAKTNLSRDAFQLLKRLSTDF; this is encoded by the coding sequence ATGAACGAATACATTTTAAACAGGAGTTTTAAAACTcaatcaaatcaaaaacaaagtttaatttatGGAAACGAAAACGAAAGCGAAAGTGATGAGCTCTCTATAGAGCTCAAAGAAATATCAGAAAAATTACCACTAATGAAACGATATGGTCAAAGTTATGATCAGAATACTAGTGAAATGCATACTACTAACTATGTCCCAGTCACAATGATAACGGAGTCTAATGTTGACATGACtacttttgaaaataatgaaggACAAACAAATAGCGTAAACACAATGAAACTTTATGAGCATACAACTTTAATTGATCcacaacataatttattttctaatagcGGTTGTGAAAAAAGCAACAATAATTATACGCTACTCGATTTTATTACAGCTAAAAAAAGTGTCtccaaagaaaaaattgttctaaGAGACTGCAATATTAACATTAACGGTAACATGCCTTTAGTTATGCAACCAGTTTTTCAGAGTTTTCAAAAACGAACACTTGTAAAGCAAAACACGTCCAAGTTGTCGATGCTACGTAAATTTTTTAGCGCAGAacaaaaagattcaaaagaaaGTGTAGAATTGCTGCCTAATTCAGAATTTTCATTACTAACTAGTCCTTTTCAAGCATACTTTCCAGGGTTGATTAAAACGCAAGAaatcataaaagaaaataatggcCTTTGCGACATACCCAGCTTATCGAACTTATCAAATTTAACAAGCACTTCtgacaagaagaaaaaaaaatcacttgcAATTGTTCTGCTGGCTTTAGCAATTGATGCAGAGTTAGACgaatcattttttaaagcaattgaAAAATCCGaacagttaataaaactaatgaGAACGATAGCAAAAACGAACTTATCTCGAGATGCTTTTCAGCTCTTGAAACGCTTGTCTACTGATTTCTAA